The DNA segment ACAAATCCACCTTTAAGATTGTTCTTCTGGTGTTAGTTCTCACTACAGGAGTATCGGGCTGGCGTCTAAATTCTGTATATGATTACCTTTTGTCACTTGCATGTCTTTTACTAGTGGAAGAAAAGCCTGCCATTGCAGTACCAGCCTCTAAAGCCAAAGAATTTCTCAACACCCTGAAGCGATCGAAAAGGCAGTTGTGGGACCGAACTCAGCCAGACGTTCAGCAGTGGATTCAGCAGTTCATGTACATGGGCTTTGATGAGACTGTGAGTAATCGGTTTTTGTGCTGTACATTTTAGTGTTAAAACACTAATTACCCAATGCATGGTCCTGCTTTAGACTGCAGAGTACAAAATGACTTTGTGGGAATCCTtaccattatttttaaagtatggaTTCTTTTTTTGTAATGCGTTACATCATTTTAAgcaatgaaagtgaaaatggtTTAAAGGGTTTGAGATTCAAGTGATGTCCTGCTTACTTACACAAAAGTATGCTTAATTTTTGGTGTGGCAAATTATGTTGTAAAATGTTATACCAGATAGCAGATATGAAGAAACACTTTTCAAGTAAAGGACTGTCGAATGAAAAGGCACTTGTGTGCTTGCGTACCATTGTCACTGGGATGTTCAATCTGGAAGACCCCTTCCCCTTTGTACATCTTTGGACTGCTGTCAGGCAACTTCCAAGCTCTCATTGCTCTTGTGGTCCTCTCCCTTTCTCAGTTTTGGATTTCAGTTTGCCTTAAGTAATATTCTATAGAGGATTTACAGTACATGGGACTCCACAAAAGTAAACAATTTGCTGACCACCTTTAAATGCAGAACAGGCCTCTTAAAATTAAATTAGCAGAGTTTTTTGTAATTGTCCCTTATAAAATGCTTgtcttaataaaaggaaaacattccagctgggatgcctgaaAAGAGTGCAACATTAAAAGGATAAACAATTGTCTCTCCTGGGGTGGGagttgaatttcttttttatttttatcctttgTATTCAAATGGTTTTATCTGTTAAgatattatttgtttgattgagcAGCATGTCattgtaatgttctaatttttGAAGAGTCTCAAAATAGCGAATGAACGTTTCACAATTTATAGTGCAAGGAGGTCATGACCCCTCACCTCAGTCGTCACCTAAGGAATGCCAGAGCTTCCTTTAAATCTTGCTACtggtatttttgtttcctttgagGGACAGAGACGGTAGGGCATCTATAAAATATAGACACCGTAAGCTCTTTCAAAAAAGATACTTTTTCACTAAATGCTTCTCTCCTTGGATTCCTTAAAAAGTCAGTGTTTTGTTTTCAAGTTGCATCCTGTAATTTGCTATCCCTGCATAAGAGTCTTAGTGACTAAAGTGAGATCATTTGTACTAAGAAAATGGCGTTTAAAGCAGACTTTATAACCCACGTTGAGTAACAGAGCCAGTGATCAATAGTGTAAGCATCAAGGCCTCAGATATGTGGGAATAATCTTTGATAAAAACAGGTGGCTGCCgtgaaacattaaaagaatcagGCAGTGGTGTCTGCTGATCTGATCACGACTATTAGCTAAATACCTGCTTGCATTTGAATCCTCTATATGAGATCTTTTGACAGGTATCCAAAACAGGGAATAATATCTATGTATTTTGTGATCaggttgtttaatttaatttcaaacaagaATCAACAGTCACAACACAAACTCTCCCAAAAGTGCCCCCTGAAAGTTATTGATGCCTGTGTAGATCAGTGTGCAAAGATCAAAAGACACAGTGAGACCCAAGCCAGAGAGAAGACccgaaaaataaattaatttcggATTAAGATTAGTAGGACAACACAGAGCTCGGGTCAACCAGCTCCCCACCAAATGCACAGCTCCATATTGTAGTCAAGTCGTCAGTGGATCAACACCGTTAAAAAGTGCAGATAAGacgaaattaaagaaaaagtgtttcCTGCAAGAGGCTAAGATGTAAAGGATCAGGAATCCAATATCTGGAACATTGGGAGGATTATGGGATCCAGCTGCAGATGTTCCTGCACCTCAATTATTACGACTATTTCACAATACTCACCCTACTAAACTTGATAGGCACGCTGCTTGCAGACAGAGTGAAGTGCTAACATTagatttgtcttcagtttgtgAAGAATGACAAGAAAGAATATACTGTCCTCTTTTTGCTTGTACTCCTGTAGCTAACTATTGGGGTCGGGTGGGTTGCCACATACACCAACAGGCCAGGATAAAGTCAAAGTAGTCATCCTTCTATCAATTTTTACAACAGCTTTTGTTCTTTTGAAACATCTACTGTAGAAATATTAGCGCTTGGACCAATTACCAGTGCTAATCACTACACTGAACCGCATCACAGCAGGTAACCGCTCTGTACACAACAAGTGCAAAGTCGGGGTAAGGCGTGTTTTCTCCAGGTGTTTTACTTGTAAATCTTTTATTAGTTTACTTATGCTTTTTTATGTCATGGTCGCATTTATGGTGGTCTGCTGTTGTAACTGCAGTTTATGAAAATTACCAACTAAAGGATATTCTTCTGAATGGGAAACAAATGTGGTCTTACAGGAATACTCCGCCCAAAAATGAcaattatatgttacttaccccatatagCTTGTGAAAGCTgaggaaaaaatttaatttcatgtttgatgaagaacagagataacaaagttgCTGATAGAATAAGAATCTATGGTGACCAATGATGGATAGCAgccaataatacaaaaaacattcaTGAAACAATACTcgtgttacttgtgttgcataatccacatatgAAGTCATCaacacaaaattattatttatttataaaattattatttaaaaaaatattaccgGTAAACAAACCACTTCCAGAAAGCTCTCTCATGAACAAAAATGGAACGAGTACAGATGTGGACCTGCATTTGAATTGTTGACCCGCCACctgttgttacatttatattcatatccacaaATGCAGTACCTTAAGGCATCTCATAAATGCACAAGCAGCGTATCGTCTTGATAATGTTTTACTCACTTtcctttaacttttaatctttagttgtaAACACCTCTCAGTGAGCTTTGCACTGTTGATAACACACAAAAGGCAATGTCAGCCAATACATATGCTGTTACTGGGCTGGGCTCGTCCATCACATATCTGTCCAAGACAACCATGTGCATTCCAAGTTTAGTTCATAACAGTGTTTTCCAGAAAGTGGTCTACAGTGTTTGATATTTTTGTAAAGATACTTGTGCTTGGGACATTGTGAGCTCAAAAACTGAAAGAGCTGACATGTGGATCATGCGACACGAGTAACATGACAGTTTCATTGTTGCATTTTGGAATATTGGCTGTTCGCAGGCACTGGTCAGTCATGCTTAGTCtaatcagaaactttgtcatcTCTGTTCTtcaagaaaacatgagattaaaatattttcctcggccatcactacaaactacaggaGGTAAATAGCATTAAAAAAAGTAACTTTCTGGGTTTAATATTCCTTTGGGTTAAATAGACACTGATTTGATTGAAACACACTGTAAGTAGATGGTGCATCTAGTGACGTCTCTTCCTTTCATATATCTGTCTAAACTGTAAGTAAATGAATATCAATTCCTTTTCATGgaaacaaatattacaaaaatcacaagagagaaaaatgataatcacatttttgtttatttttttaaacagagatTTGAGACGGACCTCTCTTACTGGATGGATCGAGGACGTAATAACCACGACTACTATGGGTACCAACATCATTATGACGAGAACGCTCCAATCGGGCCGCGTGACCCGTACAGCTTTAGGCACGGCGCTGGAGTGAACTATGACGACTACTAGGGACTACCTGTGTCACCTTGCAGCAGTGTTTAAGTGTGGGTGATGGGTATTAATCCTTTATTAAGCACAACACAGTGGTTCTGTACTTGAATGCAAGCGCTAACATGCTGGAAATCATGTACATCATCTTTgttggatgttttttttcttccttattaaATCATGAGGTAGGACACATAAGCCTTAAAATATGCATACTCTGGCCAACATTATATATAAATTTGCTTGAGAAATATGTATGATTTGAAAAAAACACTTATAAGAATACATGTCTTTGTTAGTAATGTCcaaccttctttctttttcaaaatatatcttTGTACCAtggcaataaaaatatatatattaaatgctAAAGGGCAGGTGGACTAAGTACAATGTGTTTTAACAGAAACAGCAGAGAACAGAAACATTGGAGATGCGCGACAATccaaatgaatgaatttattcaaaataaacccTACTGCCTCCACTCAGTTGTGTCTTTTATTGATGCACTTGGTTAAGCCTAAAGTTACATTAAGACAGTTGGAAGGATTCTGTCCTCGTGAATAGTGCCTACACAAAAAGCTCTGAATGTTATTGCAGTTTTATTGCCGTATTCATTAGTATCGCGATACAAGTTACTTATTCTACATATCCTGTACACTGTGCTTTACTTGGCACATGAGCCGCTTGTGATGTGGGAACCATGGAAAGCATCGATGCTGGATTAGCCTATCAGAATTTACTGGaattaatcaatacaataacttttatcaaaattttattaaaataacatatcAATCAATCCATGGTGGCTTATGATACAGTCAATTCTTTCCCAGAGCTCACACAGTTTAAAACAGGAATTCACAGCCACCTTGCCCAAGAAtacaaagtgaaaaagagagaCATCTCCttctctttatatacagtataatgatatatatatatatatatatatatatatatatatatatatatatatatatatatatatatatatataaaaacacaccacacacttgtGCACACGCACATACTCACTTATGTCTCAAGCTCatttataaaaatggcagctttacAAATATTCAGAGATGGCTTAGAGGGAAAGAAGAGTTCTAGCTATACAAATCAATGTCAGTGAACACACAAATGACAATACCAGTTGTTCAGTTAAAGCCTCGGAGTGCTTAGGGAAGCCACAAAGAAGGTTTTCATACATAcggttttaaataaaatcataagacACAACACTCTCTTTCTGCACTTACGTAGAAACTAAATTAAGAccactttctccaaaatgtcTTCACGTGAAATTAAGTGAAAAATAGAAAACTTCAAAAAACTGGATTTTCGTTTTTTGctacaattatttttaaataaaagacataTTAAAAAGTGCAAGGCATTTTAGGCACATCCATGTTTGTAAAGCAAGCTGAATTGAATAGAGTTGTcccatttattcttcacaaaaagagAAACTGAGGGAAAATAGTTGCCATATCCCGGTAGCTTTAAATGTGAGTTCAACGTCCCATTCTTGGCTCATAAATTGTGCCTCGATCGGCCTTTTTTTATCCTGGCAGGTTTTGGTTTGGGGATATACTGGTTGTTTGCCTGGTACTCCAGTTCTCTACCAAAGTAATGGATTGTTTTATTCAGACCTTCCTCCAATGGaacctatttaaaataaaagaaaaatacattagcATCATCGAGAAATAGAATATACCTTCCTATCCATGAGGTGATATAAACACTTTACTAATAGTTACCTGATAAACCAAGGTAAGCATTTATTTGTACCTTCAGCCTTTAGACAGCTCAGCAGGGACTGTAATGCGTGTTCTATTTAaaggagttttgttttttatactttattttatttgatatgctattatttaaattataaagcactttaccaACGAATATAGTAATTTTCCAGCTTTCACCTTGATTTTCAGATAGATAATACAGAGGTCTACTTTATTGCCATAATAGTTTCAGTTGATTTGGCAAAACCCACAAAAGTAAACCCTAAAGGTCAACAGCCCCAAACAAGATGAGTAACGCAAACACACTTAGAGACATTCATGGAGTCAGCAGACAAGAACATGCATCTCATGGCTTGCAGATAAGAACTTCCATGAAATCCGTTTTTCTTGGTAACCGCTTTAGTATGGCTTGGCAGCATGAAGCTCAGTAGGAATCGGGCCTTTCCTAAGTAGAGTTTAACTGGACCAGTGCCTTTGTGactctgtcctcacaggtggcgcagtggtagttctgctgctttgcagtaaggagactgtgggttcgcttcccggttcctccctgtgtcaatagcgctttgagtactgagaaaagtgctatataaatgtaatgaattattattattatctcttatTCAAAGCAGTATTGAAATTACAGGTCAGTGAACTATGTTGTCAAATATGTCACTCTGCTTTGACAAGTCTGCAAGCAGATTTTGATGACTTTGTTACAGATGGCTTGATAAGTTGACATTTgtaagcttttttattttatgctgttGCATCTTTGTGTTAAAGGTTTCTTGTATCAAAACAGTATAAATTGGTGAAACAGttgttaccaatggtgttggtTCAGTACCCACACTCCCATTTTGACCTATACAGGGGTTGGTCTCCTTTGTCTTGCTTGGGCAATTCTCATTGTGGTGTTGTCTCAAAGCTGCATGTTAACTAAATAATTTTGCTTAGTTTGGTATTAACATTCTTCCCCTGTTATGCTTAAAACAACTGAAATGAGTAGATGGAGGgatttcaaatcccactactgacactgtgtgaccgtgagcaagtcacttcatctaccTGTGGTCCAACTGGAaatccaaaagaaatgtaacaaattgtatcatcaaagttgtaagtcaccttggataaaggtgtcagccagatCAGTAAATGTAGGATGGTGTAGAGAAGGCCAGTACTTCATTTTACAGTGAAAGCATTTCCTGCATGCACTGGTGTGTGCTGATGCTGAGCACAATGCTGATGTTTTAGTGTTTATTTACTGAACAAACGGCTCTATGGTGCAGTCCTTCCTACTGTCAGTACATTTTGATTTAGTTAGCTTTTAGCTTGGGCAAGATTATGGATATAATTtggataacattttttttttttttctcgatcttgcctgtactctgcgttatggtgcatgatactgaaaatgtAGACAGAGTGGAGTACAGGCatgattgaaaaaataaatgttcaaatgacaactggTCAAAatggcatagcattttcaaataatgacatGCGTATGCAAAAGAGGCACAGACGGATTCAATCTTATTCAAGTGgatactgtaatataaaacaaacactctcgcaaaggtataacgaaacaagtgtgctaTTATTcaggaataaaactgaataataaaaattcaaGTGATAACAAGATattaagaagacatgattcatcagcatttgtgtgtctggttataccccttcagcgatatcttttacaggttgcaaaactttacaccgactgctacagactgaaatcaaaggcgtcttctttttgggcatatacaccgtcagcatggcactgccagatctgaACTCTAGTGTGGCAAACTGCTCACAtattaaagtgactttagctgcaggtggaagtcccaatTTACTTCTGGTTGCAAGCAGAGTTATGTCACCAGTCTATTAGCCAGgtaaagcgctgtgaagaagctgtctgttgttacgggtCTACCTTTGTCCAgtaacggctccataagctttatgaccacagactcagaaagtctttgccctgagttgtaactcaaaacacagatctcaacaaaatgttgccagatgttCAAAACcgcagcaaatctgttgtttttcacatgttctacatgggtgtctttgttgtcaaagtgcaaatgccatgtggtagtctgatagcggtcactggatatcgtatctttgattgccggtacaacaaatagttctgaacaggcgtcagccacagcaccaactgtggtcatcgcttctcttgtgaaaagaatggaggtaAACAGCATCAACTCAGAGTGGGAGAGGCAAGTTTGCTGTACattactgagagaataaaactgaatgataaaaaaacaagtaGCCAAAGTTTACCCAgggtgttacagacgcaaatcaaatgcatgtttttattatattatagtaataataatagcagcagctCAATATTCGGAGCGCCGAGACTCAAATCCGGTACCTTTGggctataaggcagcagttcttacatcTCCACCATTCAGGAATATTCTTGAGTAAAAGAgcgcatgtttatttgatatttgggctaaagtcttcacacatgatacacttcacatcattattagaataacatggaaaaagtttcagcTTTAGGTATGTGTGCAGCATTTCTTACcttacatttcctttcatcctacacttacccagatctttgtagacatggaacacacatgaaatgcatgtgttccaaataacaatatactgtattatttaccctatacaaccccaggcacctcacacacagataaggagccttggcttgagctgggagagttgagctccatcatggaggggaatgggacagcaggctgcttgtgctaatcgacacatttacaaaacaaaagatgctgatggagaggtgcgaagggatttaagttgGTCCAGGATTACAAGATTTTTCatagactttggtaattctagtgttaaatgtaaatgtatcttCTGCCATCCCTTGGCTCTTAAATAAGACCACTTATaccttcattttttaaagatttcttttaAGGTCAATCACCTTATTATGACAAACCACTGTGTGCCAAGAGATAGGGATTTGCCTATTCATATGAAGGATCATGGAAGGATGCCCAGCCCCAGCATAAGCACAAGCACAGACAGGTCACATCCTTTTGACCTTCATGTTCAAAGTGGTTTGATATAAATATCAAGTCATTAATAGATGCCATCAGGAACAATGCAGTAGTTGGCTGCAGGACATTGTTCAGAATAGGAGGAGCTCAAACATAGCAGGAGAACACGGTAAAGTACCGCAGGAGGTGAGTctacaaatgtgtgtttttgttttaaatcaccTATCATTTGGCAGAGAGTCAGTGAGATCAAGGTTTAACCTAAGCTGGTAAGGAAATGATTatgctaaaaataattaaaaattcaataaatcagACATTAATGACTGTAATCTCAGAGAAAGACACAAAATGTCAAGAAACAGCAAGTCATTGCTTTCTCAGAACCATGACTACTTAGTAACTTATAGAACAGCATTAACTCCCAGCTGCCAGAGAACTTACAATTGAATTTCAGATTAAATGCAAACTGaaacatcaaaataataaaagcaatctACTTAAAAAGAAACATGGAGGAAGAGAAGGAGGACTCAAGCACCAGTGCATCACCTTGTGCAAAGTGACTTAACTTGGCTGTAAATTGACCTGTGATTCAGGATTCATCCTAACTTTAAAAGGTTCTTGAGCTTCCTCCACTGACTGAAGAGAAGCTGGGCTAAAGCTTTTCACTTAATCCCAAACATAGCATCTGCACCTTCAGCCCcatctctgtatgaaatgttatttttctaatGGTTCATATACAACACCCATGGCTCTAATTTGCTAGAGGTGCATCTTTGTGTAGCAGGATGAAGATGCTCTGTGCTCTCTAATGACTGATTCTGCTTGGTTGACTCCTCTAGGCAATGGAAGCATATCAACTGCCCAACCCTCTAATCCTCAAACACTGTGGCTGGCAGATGACATGAAACAAAGGAGTAAAACTCCTGCTAGAAAATTCAGAATAAGACACAAGAGGGAGTAACGTATacatcaaatacatttaaacagacagataaaacaatgtaaaagtacatttttttccttcaaagcACTCATTCACTTACCACAGGATCCCATCCTAACAGCATTTTGGCCTTTCTGATGTCTGGCTTTCTTCGCTGAGGGTCATCCTGTGCTTCCTGAAGAAACTGAATTTGACTTCTGCTGCCTGAAGAAGACAAAGATTGTGTGTTGTTGATATCAAGAGTAACAAATATGGGCTTCAcccttgtgcaaaaaaaaaaaaaaaaaaaattctaataaatGTGAACTGTGAGGACTTTACTTTTCAAGCTTTCCAAGGCTCTTTGTGAACCACCTTATTAAAATGTCTCTTTTGTACAAATAATCAAGAGTGAAGAAATCTAATGAGAAGAAACAGCAGCCTAAAAACAtctaaatattaaattcaaatgagttaattcaaaaatatattaaaatgaaactaaaagaTATTtaagctacagtaatccctcctcgatcgcgggggttgcgttccagaacccccccgtgaaaggtgaaaatccacgaagtagaaaccatatgtttatatggttatttttatattgtcatgcttgggtcacagatttgcacagaaacacaggaggttgtagagagacaggaacgttattcaaacactgcaaacaaacatttgtctgtttttcaaaagtttaaactgtgctccatgacaagacagagatgacagttccgtctcacaattaaaagaatgcaaacatatcttcctcttcaaaggagtgcgcgtcaggagcagagaatgtgagagagagagagaaaaaagcaaacaatcaaaaatcaatagggcagacccccgtgaccctgtgtctggattcagcgggttggaaaatggatggatggatggatgaatagggctgtttggcttttaagtatgcgaagcaccgccgtataaagcagctgcaaggatgtacaatgtaaaggtagtctttcagcattttttagaggagcgtccatatcttctaggccagtgtgcaaacagcccccctgctcacaccccctccgtcaggagcagagaatgtcagagagagtgatagagacacagaaaaacaaacaatcaaaaatcaatacgtgccattcaagctttgaagtatgcgaagcaccgtgcgggaagcatttcgcttgacaaagccggaagggagcaatgtgaagataatctttcagcatttttagacgagcgtcggtatcgtctaggggtgcgaacagccccccttctCACACCCCcgccatcaggagcagagaatgtcagagcaagagagagagaaaagtaaacaatctaaaatcaatacatgctgtttgatcttttaagtatgcgaagcaccgtgcagaaagcatatcgcttgacgcttgaaggtaatctttcagcgttttttgaggagcagccgtatcctctaggggtgcaaacagcccccgtgctcacaatatatttgaggagttttatttaatacataatacgcgctgatgttgggtagcttctcagccatctgccaatagcgtcccttgtatgaaatcaactgggcaaaccaactgaggaagcatgtaccagaaattaaaagacccactgtccgcagaaatccgcgaaccagcaaaaaatccgtgat comes from the Erpetoichthys calabaricus chromosome 4, fErpCal1.3, whole genome shotgun sequence genome and includes:
- the LOC114650804 gene encoding augurin-like, whose product is MAYHRITWQIGILALLLVIYVFPDGSSGNKLRKMLAKREVEEKPAIAVPASKAKEFLNTLKRSKRQLWDRTQPDVQQWIQQFMYMGFDETRFETDLSYWMDRGRNNHDYYGYQHHYDENAPIGPRDPYSFRHGAGVNYDDY